CGCAGTTGATCACCCTGGCGGGCGAGACCGTGGGCCGGCCGGTGGATATGAGCCCCTGCACCGAAACGAAGAAGGCCGAGGCGGCGACCGAGAAAAAGGCCAAGAAGGTCGCCACGCGGACCAACTAGAGTCTTTCGCATTCAAGCTGAATCGCAAAGGAGTACTTCAGCTTGAAGCTGATGCACTCCAGCGGCCCTACTCCTCGTCCTCGGCCTTGCGCCGCGCCGTTTCCCAGTCGCGGGGCAGCACCATGTCGGCGGCCCACAGACCGCGCTTGGCCGCCACCGCCTGCTTCTGCGCCTCGGCATAGGGACCGTCCTTGGCGGCGCGGGCCAGACCGCCCTGGACCAGCAGGCGCCCAAGATCGCCTTCGGCCACCCGGCACCGCCCCCAGAGCTGGCCCGAAGCCACGTCGACGATCTCGCAGGCCACGCCCTTGCCCACCAGTTCGCCCATGCGCTTCCTGGCCGGACGGGCACAGTCGAATTCATCCTTGGCGGATTTGGAGCCGCACAAATCCTTGCGCCCCGGCGCGGCGATACCGGCCAGAACGATGTGCAGGCCGCGCACCTGCAGCGATCCGGCATCGAAGCCCTCGGCCCGGCCCCACACGCAGGCGCCGCCCTCCGCGTCCTCGGAACAGCGGAGCGGCGGAGCGGCGGGTTGGGTCGCGGGCGGCGAAGGCGGCCCGGCGGCCCAGGCGGGGGCCGACAGGACCAGGGCGATCAGGGCGAAAGCGATTGCATGCATTCGCCCACGATACGGCACTTATTGCGCGACGTCGATCCTGAAGCCCGCGTGACAGACGGTGCAGCGGTCCAGTTGCGCGATCAGGCGAGTGTTGAGCTGGGCGGGGGTCTCGCCCTTGGCCGCCGCCTCGGCCATCTCGTCGAAGCCGCCGTGCAGGGTCATGGCCAGACGCTTGAAGTCCAGGGGCAGCTTGGCCAGCAGGGCCGGCGCCCTGTCGTGGGCCTCGCCCATGCCCATGGCCTTGGCCGCCGCGGCCACCTTGACGGTATCGCCCTCGGCCAGGGCGGCGGTGATATCCCTCACCGCCACCAGCAGACCGCGCATCTCGGTGAAGACGAAATCGCGCTCGGCGGCGCTCATGAGAATGGCGGTACGCCCGTCCGGGGCCTTCTCGGTCCGTCCATGGACGAACAGCACACCCAGGCCGACGGCCGTCACCAGCCACAGGACAAGGGCGATCAGCCCCAAACGGTTTCTCATTACCAGCTTCCTCTCTCAGACGGTCCGGGAAATGCGCACCCGCCACACGTCGGGGCCTTCCTCCAGATATTCCCAGCCGAAGGTACCGGCCCGCTCGGCGTTGAAGTGATAATAGAGCGGCTTGGGGTCGTGGTCATTGACCAGGATGAAGGCGCCGCCCACGGCCAGGGACTCGAAGGTCCCGAAGATCTGCGGGTGGCGGTCGCGCGGCTGGATGGCGCGGACGTCGAGCTGGGGTTCGGACATGGCGGTCGGGACTCCTTGGAATTGGGGAGGCCCCGATACGGCGGGAGGGGAGTGGGGAGGGGAGGGCCTGCCGCACCGGGGCTCTGACGAAATACATAAGCTGTCCACTAAGTCTTTACCTTGAGCCTGGTCAAGCGCCTCGGTCCAAGCAAAGGTAAAGACCATAATGCGGCATAAGGTATTTTCCGCCGCCCTCCCGGCCACCCCTGGACAGCCCGCCGCCCCACGGGTTAAAACCGCCCGTTACGCCGCACCTCTAGCCCACGATGGATGCCATGCAGACCGCCAACGAGATTCGCCGCACATTCCTCGACTTCTTCGAGAAGAACGGCCACACCGTCGTGAATTCCAGCCCGCTGGTGCCGCGCAACGATCCCACGCTGATGTTCACCAACGCCGGCATGGTGCAGTTCAAGAACGTCTTCACCGGCATCGAGAAGCGCGATTACGTCCGCGCCGCCTCGTCACAGAAATGCGTGCGGGCCGGCGGCAAGCACAACGATCTGGACAACGTGGGCTACACCGCCCGGCACCATACCTTCTTCGAGATGCTGGGCAACTTCTCGTTCGGCGATTATTTCAAGGAACTGGCCATCGAGCTGGCCTGGAACCTGATCACCAAGGATTTCGGCATCAACAGGGAGCGCCTGCTGGTCACCGTCTATCACGACGACGATCAGGCGGCCGAGGCTTGGCGGAAGATCGCCGGCCTGCCCGAATCCCGCATCATCCGCATCCCCACCGCCGACAATTTCTGGGCCATGGGCGATACCGGTCCCTGCGGCCCGTGCTCGGAGATCTTCTACGACCACGGCGACCATATCCCCGGCGGCCCGCCCGGCAGCCCCGACCAGGACGGTGACCGCTTCATCGAGATCTGGAATCTGGTGTTCATGCAGTTCGAGCAGGTGGACAAAGAGACCCGCGTCCCCCTGCCCAAGCCCAGCATCGACACCGGCATGGGCCTCGAGCGTCTGGCCGCCCTGCTGCAGGGCAAGCACGACAATTACGACATCGACCTGATGCGCGCCCTGATCGAAGCCTCGGCCGAGGCCTCCAACACCGACGCCGACGGCGCGCACAAGATCAGCCACCGCGTGGTCGCCGACCACCTGCGCTCCTCGTCCTTCCTGATCGCCGACGGCGTGCTGCCCTCCAACGAGGGGCGCGGCTATGTTCTGCGCCGCATCATGCGCCGCGCCATGCGCCACGCCCACCTGATGGGCTGCACCGAGCCGCTGCTCTGGAAGCTGGTCCCGGCTCTCACCCGCCAGATGGGCGAGGCCTATCCCGAACTGGTGCGCGCCAACGCCCTGATCACCGAAACCCTGAAGCTGGAGGAGACCCGCTTCAAGGCGACGCTGGACAAGGGCCTGAAGCTGCTGGACGACGAGATCACCCGCATCGGTTCCGGCCAGAAGCTGGCCGGCGAGGTGGCGTTCAAGCTTTACGACACCTACGGCTTCCCCCTGGACCTGACCCAGGACGCGCTCAAGGCCAAGGGAATCGGCGTCGACACCGACGGCTTCGCGTCCGCCATGGAGCGCCAGCGCGCCGAGGCCCGCAAGGCGTGGTCGGGCTCGGGCGAGGCGGCCACCGAATCCCTGTGGTTCGAACTGCGCGAGAAGCTGGGCGCCAGCGAATTCCTCGGCTACGACGCCGAGGAGGCCGAGGGCAAGATCATCGCCCTGGTGGAGAACGGCAAGGCGGTGGAAGCCGTCCATCCCGGCCACCAGGTCGCCATCATCGCCAACCAGACCCCGTTCTACGGCGAGTCGGGCGGCCAGATGGGCGATTGCGGCATCG
The sequence above is drawn from the Magnetospirillum sp. 15-1 genome and encodes:
- a CDS encoding nuclease codes for the protein MHAIAFALIALVLSAPAWAAGPPSPPATQPAAPPLRCSEDAEGGACVWGRAEGFDAGSLQVRGLHIVLAGIAAPGRKDLCGSKSAKDEFDCARPARKRMGELVGKGVACEIVDVASGQLWGRCRVAEGDLGRLLVQGGLARAAKDGPYAEAQKQAVAAKRGLWAADMVLPRDWETARRKAEDEE
- the alaS gene encoding alanine--tRNA ligase yields the protein MQTANEIRRTFLDFFEKNGHTVVNSSPLVPRNDPTLMFTNAGMVQFKNVFTGIEKRDYVRAASSQKCVRAGGKHNDLDNVGYTARHHTFFEMLGNFSFGDYFKELAIELAWNLITKDFGINRERLLVTVYHDDDQAAEAWRKIAGLPESRIIRIPTADNFWAMGDTGPCGPCSEIFYDHGDHIPGGPPGSPDQDGDRFIEIWNLVFMQFEQVDKETRVPLPKPSIDTGMGLERLAALLQGKHDNYDIDLMRALIEASAEASNTDADGAHKISHRVVADHLRSSSFLIADGVLPSNEGRGYVLRRIMRRAMRHAHLMGCTEPLLWKLVPALTRQMGEAYPELVRANALITETLKLEETRFKATLDKGLKLLDDEITRIGSGQKLAGEVAFKLYDTYGFPLDLTQDALKAKGIGVDTDGFASAMERQRAEARKAWSGSGEAATESLWFELREKLGASEFLGYDAEEAEGKIIALVENGKAVEAVHPGHQVAIIANQTPFYGESGGQMGDCGIVTVAGGKAVVTITDTQKKLGDLIVHFGTVEGAPVAVGEDAHFAVDSERRDATRGHHSATHLLHAVLRDILGDHVTQKGSQVGPDRLRFDFAHTKALSAGESRAVEAEVNRRIRVNAEVATKVMTPDDAIKAGAMALFGEKYGDEVRVVSMGDLSTELCGGTHASRTGDIGGFKIVAESAVASGVRRIEAVTGPAFLAWAQAQEDLLAKAADTLKAAPADLPARIAGLMDDRRKLERELAEVRKQLATGGGQGAATKTVNGITYAGKVLNGVPAKDLKGMADEIKKLIGSGVIALVSDADGKASIVVCVTEDLTGKHSAVDLVRVGSEALGGKGGGGRPDMAQAGGPDAAAAQAAIDRIEQALAG
- a CDS encoding DUF2249 domain-containing protein, with the translated sequence MSEPQLDVRAIQPRDRHPQIFGTFESLAVGGAFILVNDHDPKPLYYHFNAERAGTFGWEYLEEGPDVWRVRISRTV